The following proteins are encoded in a genomic region of Enterocloster clostridioformis:
- a CDS encoding glucose-1-phosphate adenylyltransferase: protein MIKKEMIAMLLAGGQGSRLGVLTQKVAKPAVSFGGKYRIIDFPLSNCINSGVDTVGVLTQYQPLRLNSHIGIGVPWDLDRNVGGVTILPPYERSKGSDWYTGTANAIYQNLEYMESYNPEYVLILSGDHIYKMDYEVMLDYHKANNADITIAAMPVPIEEASRFGILITDESNRITEFEEKPPVPRSNLASMGIYIFSWPVLKEALIKMKEEPGCDFGKHIIPYCHARGDRIFAYEYNGYWKDVGTLGSYWEANMELIDIIPEFNLYEEYWKIYTKNDVIPPQFISNEANIERSIIGEGTEIYGEVMNSVIGAGVTVAKGAVVKDSIIMQGTVIGAGTVVNKAIIAENVRIGSGVELGIGEYAPSTYDPKVYQFDLVTIGENSVIPDGVKVGKNTAIAGETTVGDYPDGLLAGGNYIIKAGGVK from the coding sequence GTGATTAAAAAAGAAATGATAGCTATGCTATTAGCAGGCGGACAGGGAAGCCGCCTTGGCGTGCTAACACAAAAAGTAGCCAAGCCGGCTGTATCTTTTGGGGGGAAGTACCGAATCATTGATTTTCCGCTGAGCAACTGTATCAATTCCGGAGTTGACACGGTCGGGGTATTGACACAGTATCAGCCATTACGTTTAAATTCTCATATTGGAATTGGAGTACCATGGGATTTAGACCGGAACGTTGGTGGTGTAACCATTTTACCTCCGTATGAGCGCAGCAAAGGCAGCGATTGGTACACAGGAACTGCCAATGCCATTTATCAGAACCTGGAGTATATGGAATCCTATAACCCGGAATATGTTCTGATTTTATCCGGTGACCATATTTACAAGATGGATTATGAGGTAATGCTGGATTATCATAAAGCCAATAATGCAGATATCACCATTGCTGCCATGCCAGTACCCATCGAGGAGGCCAGCCGTTTCGGCATCCTGATTACGGACGAGTCTAACCGCATCACGGAATTCGAGGAGAAGCCTCCTGTTCCCAGAAGCAACTTAGCATCCATGGGTATCTACATATTCAGCTGGCCTGTATTAAAGGAAGCTCTGATTAAGATGAAGGAAGAGCCGGGGTGCGATTTCGGCAAACACATCATTCCATACTGCCACGCAAGAGGCGACAGGATATTTGCATATGAATATAATGGTTATTGGAAGGATGTAGGTACGCTGGGCTCCTACTGGGAGGCCAATATGGAACTCATTGATATCATTCCTGAGTTCAATCTGTATGAGGAATACTGGAAGATTTACACCAAGAATGATGTGATTCCGCCCCAGTTTATTTCCAATGAGGCAAATATTGAGAGAAGCATTATCGGTGAGGGAACTGAGATTTACGGCGAGGTAATGAACTCCGTTATCGGAGCAGGCGTCACCGTTGCCAAGGGAGCCGTGGTGAAGGATTCCATTATAATGCAGGGTACCGTCATCGGAGCGGGTACCGTTGTGAACAAGGCCATCATTGCTGAGAATGTAAGGATTGGCTCTGGTGTGGAACTGGGTATAGGAGAGTATGCGCCCAGTACATATGACCCCAAGGTATATCAGTTCGATCTGGTGACCATTGGTGAGAATTCTGTGATTCCTGACGGGGTTAAGGTAGGCAAGAACACTGCCATAGCAGGCGAGACAACCGTAGGCGATTATCCTGACGGATTACTGGCTGGCGGAAATTACATTATAAAGGCAGGTGGCGTAAAATGA
- a CDS encoding NAD(P)/FAD-dependent oxidoreductase has translation MNPSTNYDVIIIGAGPSGIFCAYELIQKKPDMKILMVEKGRPIEKRVCPKRTTKVCVGCKPCSITTGFAGAGAFSDGKLSLSPDVGGNLPEILGYDKTVELLKESDNIYLKFGADTNVYGVDKQKEIEEIRRKAIGANLKLIECPIRHLGTEEGYKIYTRLQEHLLAQGITMEFNTMVRDIIIEGDTVKGIITDKDETYYAPEVVSAIGREGSDWFSHICGNHGIQTQVGTVDIGVRVEVRDEVMKFLNENLYEAKLVYYTPTFDDKVRTFCTNPSGEVATEYYENGLAVVNGHAYKSQEYKTNNTNFALLVSKNFTKPFNEPIEYGKHIAQLSNMLCGGRIMVQTFGDFQRGRRTTEERLCRNNLIPTLKDAVPGDLSLVFPHRIMTDIKEMLLALDKVTPGIASDETLLYGVEVKFYSNKVVVNADFETSIRGLRAIGDGASVTRGLQQASANGISVARSILRQMGG, from the coding sequence ATGAATCCATCCACAAATTACGACGTAATCATTATTGGAGCAGGTCCCTCCGGCATCTTCTGCGCGTATGAATTAATCCAGAAGAAACCCGATATGAAAATTCTCATGGTAGAAAAAGGACGCCCCATCGAAAAGAGAGTCTGTCCAAAGCGTACCACCAAGGTATGCGTGGGCTGCAAACCCTGCTCCATTACCACCGGCTTCGCGGGCGCAGGCGCGTTTTCCGACGGCAAGCTGTCCCTGTCCCCCGATGTGGGCGGCAACCTTCCGGAAATCCTGGGATATGATAAAACGGTTGAACTCTTAAAGGAATCTGATAACATCTACTTAAAATTCGGCGCTGACACCAATGTATACGGCGTTGACAAACAAAAAGAAATAGAGGAAATCCGCCGCAAAGCCATCGGCGCTAACTTAAAGCTGATCGAATGCCCCATCCGCCATCTGGGAACCGAGGAAGGGTATAAGATTTATACCCGGCTTCAGGAGCACCTTCTGGCCCAGGGCATTACCATGGAATTCAACACCATGGTCAGGGACATCATCATTGAGGGCGATACCGTAAAGGGTATCATCACGGACAAGGACGAGACTTACTATGCGCCTGAGGTGGTTTCCGCCATTGGACGGGAGGGTTCTGACTGGTTCTCACATATCTGCGGAAACCATGGAATCCAGACCCAGGTAGGCACTGTGGACATAGGCGTGCGTGTGGAAGTCCGGGATGAGGTCATGAAGTTCTTAAACGAGAACCTGTATGAAGCCAAGCTGGTATACTATACCCCCACCTTCGACGACAAGGTCCGCACCTTCTGTACTAATCCTTCCGGGGAGGTGGCCACAGAATACTACGAGAACGGCCTTGCAGTGGTAAACGGCCATGCGTACAAATCCCAGGAGTATAAGACAAATAATACCAATTTTGCCCTTCTGGTGAGCAAGAACTTTACCAAGCCCTTCAACGAACCCATTGAATACGGCAAGCACATTGCCCAGCTGTCCAACATGCTCTGCGGAGGAAGAATCATGGTTCAGACCTTCGGTGATTTCCAGAGAGGACGCCGGACCACAGAGGAGCGTCTCTGCCGCAACAACCTGATTCCCACTCTGAAGGATGCCGTGCCGGGAGACCTGTCCCTGGTATTCCCCCATCGTATCATGACGGATATCAAGGAAATGCTTCTGGCCCTGGATAAGGTAACTCCCGGCATTGCCAGCGACGAGACTCTTCTCTACGGCGTCGAGGTCAAGTTCTACTCCAATAAAGTAGTTGTCAATGCTGACTTTGAAACCAGTATCAGGGGACTGCGGGCAATCGGAGACGGCGCCTCCGTCACCAGAGGGCTCCAGCAGGCATCCGCAAATGGCATAAGCGTGGCCAGGAGTATATTAAGGCAGATGGGGGGCTGA
- the pth gene encoding aminoacyl-tRNA hydrolase: MSGIWERIKERLGFGRKAEGDKEDDEVMYIIAGLGNPTREYEKTRHNVGFEVIDVLADRLGTTVEEKKFKGCYGRGIIGGQKVLLLKPQTFMNLSGESVRAAADFYKVDPEHIIIVYDDISLDVGQLRIRKKGSAGGHNGIKNIIAHLGTQEFPRIKVGVGDKPKKMDLADYVLSRFSKEDSAVMEDAFREAAGAVEMMIIQGADAAMNQFNGHKG, encoded by the coding sequence ATGAGCGGAATATGGGAGAGAATAAAAGAACGGCTGGGATTTGGCAGGAAGGCAGAAGGTGATAAGGAGGATGACGAGGTAATGTACATCATTGCGGGTTTGGGCAATCCCACCAGGGAGTATGAAAAGACAAGACATAATGTGGGCTTTGAGGTCATAGATGTGCTGGCAGACCGTCTGGGCACCACTGTGGAGGAGAAAAAGTTTAAGGGATGTTACGGAAGAGGAATCATCGGCGGACAGAAGGTGCTGCTTTTAAAGCCCCAGACCTTCATGAACCTGAGCGGCGAGAGCGTAAGGGCAGCGGCTGATTTCTATAAAGTGGATCCGGAACATATTATTATTGTATATGATGATATCAGCCTGGATGTGGGGCAGCTGCGAATACGGAAAAAGGGCAGCGCAGGGGGCCATAACGGGATTAAAAACATCATTGCCCACCTGGGTACCCAGGAGTTTCCGCGCATTAAGGTGGGAGTGGGCGATAAACCTAAGAAAATGGACCTGGCTGACTATGTGCTAAGCCGGTTCTCTAAGGAGGACAGTGCTGTCATGGAGGACGCGTTCCGGGAAGCGGCCGGGGCAGTGGAGATGATGATTATTCAGGGCGCTGACGCTGCAATGAATCAGTTTAACGGCCATAAGGGCTGA
- a CDS encoding biosynthetic peptidoglycan transglycosylase has product MKVRTGIKWAAAVMLMVVLCFSVTVAVKGYGLYREAIDSVSLEDKVASIRAKENYTTFDQLPEIYVDAVLSVEDHRFYNHPGIDVIAIGRAVFNDIKAGSFVEGGSTVTQQLAKNMYFSQEKELVRKAAEVLVAFDLERNYSKNEILELYVNTIYYGNGYYCVKDASNGYFGKEPEDMTDYESTLLAGIPNAPSCYAPTVSQELAARRQQQVLDRLVKCGYFTEERALETMAVGSSR; this is encoded by the coding sequence ATGAAGGTGCGTACAGGTATCAAGTGGGCGGCAGCTGTAATGCTTATGGTGGTTCTGTGTTTCAGCGTGACAGTGGCCGTGAAGGGTTACGGATTGTACCGGGAGGCCATTGACAGTGTGAGCCTTGAAGATAAGGTGGCGTCCATACGTGCCAAGGAAAACTACACCACCTTTGACCAGCTTCCTGAGATTTATGTGGATGCGGTGCTGTCCGTGGAGGACCACAGGTTCTATAACCATCCGGGAATCGACGTGATAGCCATTGGAAGGGCTGTATTCAATGATATAAAGGCAGGGTCCTTTGTGGAAGGCGGAAGCACGGTGACACAGCAGCTGGCCAAGAACATGTATTTCAGCCAGGAAAAGGAGCTGGTCCGCAAGGCGGCGGAGGTCCTGGTGGCATTTGATTTAGAGAGGAACTACAGCAAGAATGAGATTCTGGAGCTGTATGTGAATACCATTTATTATGGGAACGGATATTACTGTGTGAAGGATGCAAGCAATGGCTACTTCGGCAAGGAGCCTGAGGACATGACGGATTATGAGAGCACACTGCTGGCCGGGATCCCCAACGCCCCATCCTGCTATGCGCCCACTGTGAGCCAGGAACTGGCAGCCAGACGCCAGCAGCAGGTTCTGGACCGTCTGGTGAAATGCGGATATTTTACAGAGGAACGGGCTTTGGAAACCATGGCGGTTGGAAGCAGCCGGTGA
- the spoVG gene encoding septation regulator SpoVG, giving the protein MQVTDVRVRRVEKEGKMKAIVSITLDNEFVIHDIKVIEGEKGLFIAMPSRKAADGEYRDIAHPINSNTRDMIQTIILNKYETTLLENEAAADGTA; this is encoded by the coding sequence ATGCAGGTTACAGACGTGAGAGTGAGACGGGTTGAGAAGGAAGGCAAGATGAAAGCAATTGTTTCTATCACACTGGACAACGAATTCGTCATTCATGACATCAAGGTAATTGAGGGGGAGAAGGGTTTATTCATAGCCATGCCAAGCCGCAAGGCAGCGGACGGAGAGTACCGCGATATTGCTCATCCTATTAATTCCAACACAAGGGATATGATTCAGACCATCATTCTGAATAAATACGAGACAACCTTGCTGGAGAATGAGGCGGCAGCGGATGGAACGGCATAA
- the glgD gene encoding glucose-1-phosphate adenylyltransferase subunit GlgD has protein sequence MRAIGIVLAGGNSKRMRELSNKRAVAAMPVAGSYRSIDFALSNMTNSHIQNVAVFTQYNSRSLNLHLSSSKWWDFGRKQGGLFVFTPSITPENGDWYRGTADALYQNLTFLKNSHEPYVVIAAGDGVYKLDYNKVLEYHIEKKADITVVCKDMEEGTDVTRFGCVKLNDDGRITDFEEKPMASDATTISCGIYVIRRRQLIELLERCAAEDRYDLVNDILVRYKNLKRIYAYKLDGYWSNIASVDSYYKTNMDFLKPEVRDYFFKQYPDVYTKIDDLPPAKYNPGALVRNSLISSGCILNGTVENSILFKKAYVGNNCVIKNSIILNDVYIGDNTVIENCIVESRDTIRANTTHIGTPENIKIVVEKNERYTL, from the coding sequence ATGAGAGCAATCGGTATCGTATTAGCAGGCGGTAACAGCAAGAGGATGCGGGAACTTTCTAATAAGAGGGCAGTGGCTGCCATGCCGGTTGCAGGAAGCTACCGCAGCATTGACTTTGCACTCAGCAACATGACAAACTCCCACATCCAGAACGTGGCAGTTTTTACACAGTATAATTCCAGGTCCCTGAATCTACACTTAAGTTCCTCCAAGTGGTGGGATTTCGGACGTAAACAGGGCGGACTCTTTGTATTTACCCCATCCATCACACCGGAGAACGGCGACTGGTACAGGGGAACAGCGGACGCATTATACCAGAACCTTACATTCTTAAAAAACAGCCATGAGCCATATGTGGTCATAGCGGCAGGCGACGGCGTATACAAGCTGGATTATAATAAGGTCCTGGAGTATCACATTGAGAAAAAGGCAGACATTACCGTTGTCTGCAAGGACATGGAAGAGGGCACGGATGTGACCCGGTTCGGCTGTGTGAAGCTGAATGATGACGGCCGTATCACGGACTTCGAGGAGAAGCCCATGGCATCTGACGCCACCACCATTTCCTGCGGTATCTATGTTATCCGCAGAAGGCAGCTTATTGAACTGCTGGAGCGCTGCGCTGCAGAAGACAGGTATGACCTGGTCAATGACATTCTGGTGCGCTATAAAAATCTTAAGAGAATTTATGCTTATAAGCTGGACGGCTACTGGAGCAACATTGCTTCCGTGGATTCCTATTATAAGACAAATATGGATTTCCTCAAACCTGAGGTGAGGGATTACTTCTTCAAGCAGTATCCTGATGTATACACTAAGATCGATGATCTTCCTCCTGCCAAGTACAACCCTGGCGCTCTGGTCAGAAACAGCCTGATATCCAGCGGATGTATCCTGAATGGTACAGTTGAAAACTCCATTCTCTTTAAAAAGGCATACGTGGGCAACAATTGTGTAATAAAGAATTCTATTATTTTAAATGACGTTTATATTGGTGACAACACGGTGATTGAGAACTGTATCGTAGAGAGCAGGGATACCATCCGTGCCAACACCACACACATCGGCACACCGGAGAACATCAAAATCGTTGTGGAGAAAAACGAAAGGTATACATTATAA